ataatttaaaaaaaagtagcaagATTGAAAAACTAATTTACAAAAAGATGAAAAACCAAGACCtgtaaagtgattttttttttttttgggtttttcgagacagggtttctctgtggttttggagcctgtcctggaactagctcttgtagaccaggctggtctcgaactcacagagatccgcctgcctctgcctcccgagtgctgggattaaaggcgtgcgccaccaccgcccggcccaagtGATTTTTGATAAAACACAGAGATACACTAGTGTGGAAATTtgtgttttaatgttttctttattttcattttctcttatttttttctaagatagGGTCTTGTTATACACAAAGCCTTCAACTCtaggtcctcctgccttagcctcccaagtgctaggcttGTGGGGTCATATTATCATGTCAAGATAAAACTGATATTTATTGAAATTGAGATTATAGGAATGTAAGTGCACAGCAAGcaaaaaagttaaaactttttttgaaagagctttgttttatatttaccaTGGATATTTTTTGCTGGACTAATTTTTGCCTCGCTTTGTCAAGTTTACTAAGAGAAGATCATCAATGAAACTGTTAATTCATaattaattatttcaaaaagaTATTCTTGACACTCTTATAAAAACAGGATAAAGTATGGATTATAAACACAAAGCATATGTATATTCAGGTTAACCAATGTATCGAAGCTGTTTTGATTTGGATAGTCTCCATTGACAAGTGAAAGATCTTGTAAGTTCATGGATAGTTCCTTACAGATGAATTCTATCATTGTTTTTACTACCACGTTTTGAAAGTTTACTTctgtgagtttttgttttcttagctaTAAAGCCAAACAATAATTGGAGAGGTTTTTGATTGACATTAAAGGTTCTCACCATACTCCTGTAGATAGCACAACACTGTAGTCCCAGTAATTTGAAGGCCGAGGCAGACAAATCCTTAGGGAGCCATGAAGCCTTGAAGTAGGTTTGGTCTTGCTTAGTGGGACAAAGACATTGCCCTTCCTCCCCAGGATCTAGTCTTTTACTCAGGAATATGGTGTGCAAAGCCACAGTCTCAAATTGTACAACCTCAAGGCCAAGGTGTTGTCTTTCTTTGTCCCATCATAGACTCATTTTTTTCTGCCTACCCAGGCCTTTGACCCTTGTGTGCCTGCTTGTAAGTCCCTTGCTTGGTGGATGAGTGCTGGTGTCTAAGCCCCAGTGCTCTACCGACAATTTGCCCATCTACAGAATCATAAAACCCACAACTATCATAAATGATACATTAAACCTACCCAAGATGGAGGCTCATAAATCCTGTATTTAGCACAGCTCTTCCACTCTTGCAGTGCACCTGTGTCTGTCACTCAGGTCATTTGCTCCAGCTGTGGTTCCTTAATAACCGCTCCCCCAATTGACATTTTCCTCCACTCTTCCTTGCTGCAACAGCTAAGTTCTCACTCATTCCCATATTTGGAATTCATGGAGGGTCCCCATGAGATACattttttattagtgtgtgtgtgtgtgtgtgtgtgtgtgtgagagagagagagagagagagagagagagagagagaatcagacagacagacagacagagacacacatacacagtatcATGGCAgccttgtggaggtcagagggtaccTTGGGTGTCagttctaccttgtttgagacagggactcttgtTCATGGCTGTATGTGCCAGACTTGCTGGCCTGTGAGTTTCCCAGGATTCTCCTCAATCCACTTCCTTTCTCACTGCGGCAGCActgtgattacagatgtgtggatgtgtgcagtTTCACGTCTATCCTTTACATGGGTAAGAGGGTCTGAATGCAGTTCTTTGTAAAAACAAAGCatgtgcccactgagccatctcgtcaACCCCAACAATTccactctggaagagcaattagAGCTCCTTTCTCACATGAACACTAGGTCTCTGGTATGTAGTATATGGTATACTAGACATATATCTTGTATTCCAGTTGAGTTTTGACCATATAAAAAACATACAGATAAATACAGACCTCCTTCCACCTGGCTGCCCTCTCAATACTGAGGAAGATAAGTACACTATGGGACTTCACTGAGTACCATGCTTCTTTACTGACAGTAGCTACTTggaagtgtccatttcctttcatCATGATGAAATCTTTTATAAAGGCATGGAATTAAGTTGGGTTGGCATACTGGATTCTCAAAGGCTCACATTCTCTTTCCAGTTACCAGATATTCACAAATTTAGAAAGCTAAGGGAAGCATAGGACTCCATAGTCTTCACTGGCTAAACACACAGATTCAGAGGGCGATAGAATTGATCAGACATCTTTAAACATCCTAATGAGGCTTTAGACTGGAAAGCAGATTACACAGAAATATGCTGGTTTGAATCTGTGTTCAGACACCTGCCTTAGGTTATAGATAAGGACTCTGTTTACTCCCCTAAAGGTTTGGGTTAAAGGTAAGGACCTTGCTTTAGTGCCCTCAGCCAGGGTGTCAGGTTTACCGGAAGGATGCTTGTGACTGGTCAAGAAGAAAACCTGGAAAAGAAATGACGGGTTCTAGAAGTAGACTTCCCGGAGAGGGCCATGCCCCTGACACTCAGATCTGTACACTCGTTGGGAGGTGACCTTCATCTGTAAATGAACATCTGTATTAGATGAAGGCTGTCCTAGCTGTAACTCTGCCCCATCTTTACTCTCCCAATAGTAACATGTTAAAAATGAATGCCTCCCCGAGTTCCTTGGTGCACAGCATTTTGAGATTTCCATATTTAGTTTAATTGTAAAAATCAGCTTTTACCTGttcatctatgtgtatgtgtgcctctaTGCCTATGAATGACCCTTATAAATAATAAGCTTTTGATCAGTAAGCATGCTTAGATTTATTTCTGCCAGTGTTTAGAACTAAATCCTTTCGTTGAGGGCATTAGTCGGACCATCTAATGTCAGGTTCATATTCAAGTTGCACAATTAATTTTCTCAACAGAAGAGGAGGGTCTTTGTTTGGCCAGGTATTGTTAAATTTGAACCTAGTTTCAGTTGCTTCCATATGGCTCCGGTATGAGGGCTGGGGCATTAATGATGCTATCAAGACCAATTAGGCACTAAAACAGAAGCATCTTCCTATCCGTTCTCAGGACCACTTGCTCTTGTACGGACTCAGATATACTCTGATCTGGATCCAGCGTCTTTCATACTGGAGGCCACATCACAGTATACTATTCCTTCTGCTTAAGGCATTCTGAAAGACCCCTCTATCAAATCTATCTTATCCTATAAGAGCACATTCCAAAATTTCAATACACGTCCCCCAAATCAGAGATGGACCAGAGTCTGTGTAGCTGACATTCAGAGTGAATTCATAACGTATTgctttctctgtgactctgcacAAACAACATGGTCCCCATCTGTGATGCGTTCCCTCTGAGTATACCCCCTCCTGAGAAATTCTTAGTTTTTTATGATTGATCTGATTACACCTCTGTTCTTTTCCTACCAACCTTGATTCCAACTATTTACTGCAATGAAGAACCTTGATTTCAAGTCCACCTTTGCTgtctatcttgaaaaaaatttccattattttagcAGTTgaagacaaaaagaagcaagtgagattttttttgacATGTCACATGGGGAGTAGGTACATGGTATATAcgtgatagaagaaaaagaaaatttatttgagtaaattatttttgcatgaatttatcatttctttgCCCTAAAACTGGAGCCCCAACACAGTGGGGCCCACTGCTGATTTCTCAGtacaatatttgttttcttttcttttctttttttttctctttcttttttttttttttttttttaccatgaacCTAACCATCTCGAGCTTTCAGCACTTACCTGGTGTCCAGGGTCAGAAAACTCCCACTTTTGCCTTCTTCAAATATAGTGGGTTTGAAAGACAAATGAGACCCACTGGAGACTTGAGAAAACTTGTGATGTCTGAAGGGTACTTTGCTCCTTGGTCCTAATTTCACCTGTGGTGGGAAAGACTCAGGTCAGAGCTCAAGTCCTTGAGAAGTcaacatagcacacacagcagAGAATGCTGAGGGGCCTAACCCGGGAGGTAgcagcttcctcctccataacctcCTGCATGCTCACTCCAACCAGCTGAGGTCAGGGCAGAGCTGGCACACCATCAGGTCTCTGCTGATCTGAACTGAGGTTGCACATGTCGGTTATGCCCTGAGGACACTGAGAAGCGTTCTCATTTTCATGTCCCGTCACTGTAGGCTTGAACCCAGGGTCTGGTAAGGCTAGGCGACTACTCAACCACTGAGTTGTATCCCCAGTCCCACAAATGCATTATTTAAAAGCAGCGGAGAGTGAGTTGCTTACAAAGGGCAGGCAGCCTTGGAGACCGAAGGCCCCACTGTGGCAATTATAATGAACTTAGCGGGCTCTCCAAGACCCGCCTTGCAGCAGCTTTCACTACTCCCTGTTTGCCTAGTTCTGTCAAACCGAAGTAACCTATTGTGTATTCTCAGGACAACTCCTTACTTGCTCATGTGATTCTGCATCCCTAgattccttctgcttctccactTTGACTCCAGTCCTATCAACCTCTTGCTAGTAGACTAAACTCCATGTCTCACTTGAAGCCAGCCATGTTCACCATGCCAcagctctcttccttctctggagCAGTCACACAATGCTTAGGTGTTTCCATACAGCTGCTCCATTGATCCAGCTGCAACTTGATTCCCTTTTGTAGAGtatgatgctttcattttttctgtTATAATATGTAATGGGTCCGTGCTTATTATTTTatgctccatttttattttcaacgtatttaaaaattcacattttcaataaaaatgcatGGGCAAAGACCAGTTTCTTCTTACAGTATGGGGGAAGTTAATGTGCAAGACCCCCGTATGCACTTGAGGAATTTGTAATATGCGTTAAGAAAAATCTTTGCTAATACATTAATAGCTTTGTGACCTTACATGACTGAGCCCCAGTTTCCCCATCAGTAAGAGGTTATCATGATCTCTCTCTAGTACCATTGTTTGTGGTTTAATGGCTTATAGTGTATAAGGTGCCTGGTGTATGATAGATATTCACTGAGTGGCTCTTCATAGTGCTAAAATTTATCCAGTATAGAGACATTGTCTTGTACTAATAAGGTCTTCAAAACACACTCTGCTTGAAATAATTTCAATCATTGTGGGAATCGCGTTTCTTCCTTTGCACAAGAAGCATAACACCATCAAGAGAAATATTACTAACACTGAAACACTATCATCTTCATATACAATTAATGCGAATGGTACAAATTATCACATACAAATGAAAGAATGTGATTTAGACCCAATCAATGAACGGGCAATAATAGCTACAACTACATGTTGCTGTACCAGTTATTCTTCCAGGAACCCTGCACCTATCAACCcaggcaatattttttttattttttattaaaaatttctgccttttccccacctccgcctcccacttccctccccctcccccactcccttctccttctctcttcagcccaaagagcagtcagggttccctgccctgtgggaagtccaaggtcctcccccccaccacccaggtctagtaaggtgagcatccaaacagcctaggctcccacaaagccagtacatgcagtaggatcaaaaacccagtgccattgtccttggcttctcagcagcccacattgtctgccatgttcagagagtctggttttatcccatgctttttagaCCCAttccagcttgccttggtgggttcccaatagaccagccccattgtctcagtgtgtgggtgcacccctcgcggtcctgacttccttgctcatgttctccctccttctgctcctcatttggaccttggaagctcagtccggtgctccaatgtgggtctctgtctctatctccttccatcgccagatgaaggttctatgatgatatgcaagttattcatcagtatgactataggatagggccatttcaggctccctctcctcaactgcccaaggaactagttGGGGActtctccctggacacctgggaacctctctagggtcaagtctcttgccaactctaaaattggctcccttaattaagatatatacttccctgctcccatatccacccttcctttatcccaaccatctcattcccccaagttcttcccatcctccccttctcacttttctctccccacatcccctttcccccctccccctccccccagttcccagtttttgtccggcaatcttgtctacttacaatatccagagggataactatatgtttttctttgggttcaccttcttatttagcttctctaggatcacgaattataggctcaatgtcctttatttatggctagaaaccaaatatgagtgagtacatcccatgttcatctttttgggtctgggatacctcactcaggatagtgttttatatttccattcatttgcatgcaaaattcaagatgtcattgctttttaccccAGGCAATATTCTTAATAACCTTATTAGTTCCTATTATCATGCCCACTTCATAGAAGTCAGAGCTGGGGCACAGATTACCTAGTGTCGGTTACACAGCTACCCAGTGTCACCCTTCCCTCTACACCTTGGTGTGCTGGCTAgatttgtgtcaacttgacacaagccagagtcatctgagaggagaaacctcagttgagaaaatgcctccttatgATTGGGCTATAGGCAGgcttgtagagcattttcttaatcagtaaCTGATGGGGGAggccccagcccactgtgggtgggaccTCCCTGGTCTGGTGattctgggttttataagaaagcaggctaagcaaaccATGATGAGCAAAAAAGCAACAATCCTCCctagtctctgcatcagctcttgtctCCTGGTCCTAACCtaatttgagttcctgtctttgcttccttcagTGAACTGTGGTtcaggatatgtaagccaaaaaaccctttcctctccaacttcctATGGTCCTTCTGGTCATGGTCTTTTACCACTGTGTTAGATCCTAATTAAGATACCGGGTATGAATGAACAAATTTTATTTCCAGGAATACTTTGCTGTAGTTCTGGAGGGAAGAACGAGATGGTAGGAAACTATAAGAATGCATTTTTGGTTACACAGCTGTGTTAGTCAGCCTTTTCATCACGGTGACGAAACACCTTCCGAACGAGGCAAGTGGGAGAGATTTATCTTGGCTCACTGTTCCAGACCATCAAGGTGGGTATATGTGGTTATTTGAATtaaaatgtctcccataggctcatatatttgaatgtttagtcaccagggagtggtacTACTTGAGAAGgcctaggaggtgtggccttgttgaaggaagtgtgtcactggggtggactttgaagtttttaaattaggcccagtgtctctgtcttcctgttgcctgtggatctagATGTAGAGCTCCCAGCTACTTCtctgcatcatgtctgcctgtatgctaccatgctccctTTTATgctgataatagactaaacctctgaactgtaagcaaggccccacttaaatggtttcttttataagagttgccttgatcatggtgtctcgtcaccatagcaatagaacagtgacaaaGACAATACAGCAAATCAGAACCACTCAAATCATGGCAGCCAGAAAACAGAGGGAATACCTATGCTTGATGCCTTCCAGCTTTTCTCCCTCTTTATTCCCTTTGGGTCCTATAGTATGgctggtgttttattttattttatcgtTGCTGTTTTTAAGGTCTTGCATTATTTCTGTATTGCCTCTAATTGTTGATCCATTCCTATAAACACCTGTTTCCACATCTCCATCCAAGCATTTGCTCGATCCTTTCCTCATTTTGTCAGGTGGAGTCGCATTTTCACGCCAGCTCTTTGTGCGTATCGCTGGGCAGCACCATTAATGAACGGAAATGCTAGGTTTTATTCCAGCCTTTGTAATCTGGCTTTATGCTTGTCCTTGCAGgctttttttgcattttctctgGGTCTCTAGTTACTTTTGCATTTTCAGCACTAGATGGCAGGCTAAGGCCAGGCTAGCCACATGCTGGTGTGTGCCACTGTATCAGAAATGGATACAAGCCTAGAGAGATCTGCAAACTTCAGCTGCTGTGTTGTTCATCAAGTGTGAGTCCCAAGAAGGTTATTTTCATACTACAATCCTCTCTGGATTATAGGAACACAGCATTTATAGTCTGTGCTGAGAAGCAAGTCATTCCCCTGGCGCTAGGGGGACTAATCGTAGATAAGGCTCGGCTATATGCAACACCTATGGCCACAAACACCACAAAGGCTGCACTGAATCTGGCCCACTGAGACCACTACAGGTCTAGATAAGACCAGTGTACACACTGGCATGAACTGTATGCTGCTGAGGTAGACCCACGGCCCAGGTTCACTGTAACCAGATGCAGGTGACAATGGCCAGAATGGAAATGTGGTAGTAGACATGTCTCCTCTTGGCTTGATTGTGGCACTGCTTGCAGGGACCCTAACCTGGGTGTGGAAGTCATTAGGATGACCCCAGTGTTAGGCTTCACCACCCAGCCTCGAGTCTCAAGGCAAAGTCTTGTGATTACTCTGCTAGCCTACTCTAGAAAATGAAACCTCAAACTCTGGTGAGTTGGGATAGCATGATGAAGGCAGTGTCTTGGCCATATAGACTGATTCTAAGTGGGACATACCACTCAGGAAGTTGCTTGAATTTCTTTATTATCATTTCCATAGTAATATAAAATACACAAGTAATGTCATTAGCAAAACAGTGAgaaatttcaatgaaaatgatgTATTATATGCTGACACTTATGAATAATGTTTTCTGATAGTAAACATCAAGTCCTTTGTACTGGCCTAAAGTTAGATATTATACTTGTTCTTGTTTCGTCTTCTACCTGGAGTCTGTGCCTCTCCCCAGCACCCTTCACAGAGCCCCCTTCACATCCTTGTTCCTCAGGGTATAAATCAGAGGGTTGAGCATGGGGGTGACTACTGTATAAAAAAGAGCAACAAACTTCCCCTCACCCTCAGAATACCTGTGCACAGGTTGGAGGTAGGTGGAGATGGCTGAGCCATAAAACAGGGTAACCACAATGAGGTGAGACGCACACGTCCCAAAAGCCTTTCTGCGACCAGCCATTGACTTGATGTTCAGCACTGCCCTGGCAATGTGGGCATAGGAGCCCAGAATTAGCACTAAGGGACAGACTAAGATAATGACCCGGGCCACAAACAGATTGGCCTCTGttcctcctgtgtcctcacagGCCAACTTGAGGAGAACAGGCAGCTCACAGAAGAAGTGGTTTAGCTGGTATCCAAAGAGCGGCATGGCCATCACGAGGCTTGTCTGGATTAGAGAGTTCACGAGTCCTCCCACCCAGGAGAATATAACCAACGCCCTGCAGAGAAGGGGATGCATAATGGTTGTATAGTGGAGTGGGCGACACACGGCGGCATAGCGGTCGATAGCCATTGCCACCAAAAGCACACACTCAGTTCCTCCCAGTGAGAGCACTATGAAGAGCTGAGCCACACACCTTGCAAAGCTGATGGTCCTGTCGAGTCCAAAGAGGTTGACCAGCAGCTGGGGCACAGTGCTGGCGGTGTAGCAGAGGTCCAGGAAGGAGAGGTGGCAGagaaagaagtacatgggtgtgtgtaggCGAACGTCCAGTCGTGACAGAGTGATGATCACGGTGTTGCCGAAGAGAGTCAGAGAGTAGAGAACAGAGATGAAGGCAAAAAAGACAGGTTCTAGGTGAGGCCAGTCTGAGAAGCCCAGCAGCAGGAAGCCCTCTTCTGAACTGGTGTTCAGGCTTTGCATGGTCTCCCATCTGCACAAATACATCACAACTTTTCCTATAGAGAACATGAATTAATTATTCCTAAATGCATCAAGATCACATATTTTGAGTTGCCACTCTGTATAGTTCTGTTGAGTGTTCTCTTTCCCCCTGCCCCCATCCATGTAAGTCTCTTGTTCTCTTTAAAATctatatcctttttttctttgttgttacttctttctctctctctgtgtgtgtgcgcgcgcgcgcgcatgtgcgtgtgtgtacaatCAACTCTTATTTAGCATATAGACCACGGATTGATGGTGGTATGGTCTCCGATTGCACCTAATTCTTGTTGCTGGTTTGTTCTATGACTTTTGCGAAGACACTCAGTCCTCTGGTCAGTCTGCTGGATACGATTCTTCCTTTTCTGAAAGTAGAGACAAGGTATTGCCTTCCTTTTGGCATTGACATCAGGATCCAAAAGCAGTCATGTGGAAGCTGTATTAAAAGTCCCAAGTGTGTGAGTTTCGTGCTGTTCTGGATCCTTCCTTTTCTAGTCTCTGAGACAGACTGCTTCAGCAGATTGAGATGAAGACCTAACCTGTCTGAGTTTGTGGCTCTGACCTCTGGGTTCTTACTTTCTGTCCCTTGCTTGATAAATTTGGTCAGTGACTGGATTCTTGGAGCCTTGAGCTGCTTCTGTCTGTCACAAAGAGCTAAACACCGTAGGAAAGCTTCCTG
The Microtus pennsylvanicus isolate mMicPen1 chromosome 11, mMicPen1.hap1, whole genome shotgun sequence genome window above contains:
- the LOC142859460 gene encoding olfactory receptor 2Y1-like, whose translation is MQSLNTSSEEGFLLLGFSDWPHLEPVFFAFISVLYSLTLFGNTVIITLSRLDVRLHTPMYFFLCHLSFLDLCYTASTVPQLLVNLFGLDRTISFARCVAQLFIVLSLGGTECVLLVAMAIDRYAAVCRPLHYTTIMHPLLCRALVIFSWVGGLVNSLIQTSLVMAMPLFGYQLNHFFCELPVLLKLACEDTGGTEANLFVARVIILVCPLVLILGSYAHIARAVLNIKSMAGRRKAFGTCASHLIVVTLFYGSAISTYLQPVHRYSEGEGKFVALFYTVVTPMLNPLIYTLRNKDVKGAL